The proteins below are encoded in one region of Rhabdothermincola salaria:
- the rpsS gene encoding 30S ribosomal protein S19: MPRSLKKGPFVDDHLLKKVDDLNDKNEKRVIKTWSRRSTVIPEMVGHTIAVHDGRKHVPVYITESMVGHKLGEFAPTRTFKFHAGQEKKGRR, encoded by the coding sequence ATGCCTCGCAGCCTCAAGAAGGGCCCGTTCGTCGACGACCACCTGCTCAAGAAGGTCGACGATCTGAACGACAAGAACGAAAAGCGCGTGATCAAGACCTGGTCGCGTCGCTCCACGGTCATCCCCGAGATGGTCGGTCACACCATCGCCGTCCACGACGGCCGCAAGCACGTGCCGGTGTACATCACCGAGTCGATGGTCGGGCACAAGCTCGGCGAGTTCGCCCCGACGCGCACGTTCAAGTTCCATGCCGGCCAAGAGAAGAAGGGACGCCGCTGA
- the rpsC gene encoding 30S ribosomal protein S3, with translation MGQKVNPYGFRLGVTTDWKSRWFADRKEYASNVIEDWKIRDFLMTQLPHAAISRIEVERTRDRLRVDVHTARPGIVIGRRGAEADRLRAGLTKISGNNKVQLNIQEIKQPELDAALIAQGVADQLAGRVAFRRAMKRAVQNAQKAGALGIRVQCSGRLGGSEMARTEWYREGRVPLHTLRADIDYGFREAKTTYGRIGVKVWLYKGDILPYKSQVEDKATREAAMAVGEAAGDAKPRKVVSSAAATRRRTAEPGAPTEAPAAPAEEEAAPLVKEADPELERLLAEEEEIERSTRQHHETPHFRPGDGE, from the coding sequence ATGGGTCAGAAGGTCAACCCGTACGGGTTCCGCCTCGGCGTCACCACGGACTGGAAGTCCCGGTGGTTCGCCGACCGCAAGGAGTACGCCTCCAACGTCATCGAGGACTGGAAGATCCGTGACTTCCTCATGACGCAGCTCCCCCACGCCGCGATCAGCCGCATCGAGGTCGAGCGCACCCGCGATCGTCTTCGCGTCGACGTCCACACCGCTCGCCCGGGCATCGTCATCGGGCGTCGGGGCGCCGAGGCCGACCGCCTCCGCGCCGGGCTCACCAAGATCTCGGGCAACAACAAGGTCCAGCTCAACATCCAGGAGATCAAGCAGCCGGAGCTCGACGCCGCCCTGATCGCTCAGGGTGTCGCCGACCAGCTCGCCGGTCGCGTGGCCTTCCGTCGGGCCATGAAGCGGGCCGTCCAGAACGCCCAGAAGGCCGGCGCCCTCGGCATCCGGGTCCAGTGCTCGGGTCGCCTCGGCGGCTCCGAGATGGCTCGCACCGAGTGGTACCGCGAAGGCCGGGTGCCGTTGCACACGCTGCGCGCCGACATCGACTACGGCTTCCGTGAGGCCAAGACCACCTACGGCCGCATCGGCGTCAAGGTCTGGCTCTACAAGGGCGACATCCTCCCCTACAAGAGCCAGGTCGAGGACAAGGCCACCCGCGAGGCTGCCATGGCCGTCGGCGAGGCCGCCGGCGATGCCAAGCCCCGCAAGGTCGTGTCGTCCGCCGCCGCGACCCGTCGGCGCACCGCCGAGCCGGGCGCCCCCACCGAGGCGCCTGCCGCTCCCGCCGAGGAAGAGGCCGCCCCGCTGGTCAAGGAGGCCGATCCCGAGCTCGAGCGCCTGCTGGCCGAGGAGGAGGAGATCGAACGCTCCACCCGCCAGCACCACGAGACCCCCCACTTCCGCCCCGGGGATGGTGAGTAG
- the rplP gene encoding 50S ribosomal protein L16: MLMPRKVKHRKQQRGRLKGKAKGGTDVTFGDYGIQALEPGWITARQIEAARIAMTRHIKRGGKVWINVFPDKPVTQKPAETRMGSGKGNPEKWVAVVKPGRILFELSYNDPEIARAAIERAIQKLPIKARFVVREEGF; encoded by the coding sequence ATGTTGATGCCCAGGAAGGTCAAGCACCGCAAGCAGCAGCGCGGTCGTCTCAAGGGGAAGGCCAAGGGTGGCACCGATGTCACCTTCGGCGACTACGGCATCCAGGCCCTCGAGCCCGGGTGGATCACCGCCCGCCAGATCGAGGCCGCCCGTATCGCCATGACCCGCCACATCAAGCGTGGCGGCAAGGTCTGGATCAACGTGTTCCCGGACAAGCCGGTCACCCAGAAGCCGGCCGAGACCCGCATGGGGTCGGGCAAGGGCAACCCCGAGAAGTGGGTCGCCGTCGTCAAGCCCGGCCGCATCCTGTTCGAGCTGTCCTACAACGACCCCGAGATCGCCCGTGCGGCCATCGAGCGGGCCATCCAGAAGCTGCCGATCAAGGCCCGCTTCGTCGTCCGGGAGGAGGGGTTCTGA
- the rpmC gene encoding 50S ribosomal protein L29 — protein sequence MAKTKESLRDVSDTELFTKLAEAKEELFNLRFQNVTGQLENSSRLGIVRKQIARLNTELREREIAAAEALAAQEETD from the coding sequence ATGGCCAAGACCAAGGAATCACTTCGCGACGTCAGTGACACCGAGCTCTTCACCAAGCTCGCCGAGGCCAAGGAAGAGCTGTTCAACCTGCGCTTCCAGAACGTCACCGGCCAGCTGGAGAACTCGTCACGGCTCGGCATCGTGCGCAAGCAGATCGCCCGGCTCAACACTGAGCTCCGGGAACGTGAGATCGCCGCCGCCGAGGCGCTGGCGGCCCAAGAGGAGACCGACTGA
- the rpsQ gene encoding 30S ribosomal protein S17: MADETAATAETRPNPRKTREGLVVSAAMDKTAVVAVTDRVRHPRYNKTVQRTARLYVHDEANDLNVGDRVRIQETRPLSKLKRWRLLDVVERAR, from the coding sequence ATGGCTGACGAGACCGCGGCCACCGCTGAGACCCGCCCGAACCCCCGCAAGACCCGCGAGGGACTCGTCGTTTCGGCGGCCATGGACAAGACGGCGGTCGTCGCCGTCACCGACCGGGTGCGTCACCCCCGGTACAACAAGACCGTCCAGCGCACCGCCCGGCTGTACGTGCACGACGAGGCCAACGACCTCAACGTGGGCGACCGGGTGCGCATCCAGGAGACCCGGCCGCTGTCGAAGCTCAAGCGCTGGCGCCTCCTCGACGTGGTGGAGCGTGCCCGATGA
- the rplN gene encoding 50S ribosomal protein L14 — MIQQESRLRVADNSGAKEVLCIKVLGGSRRRYASIGDVFVATVKDAMPGAAVKKGDVVKCVVVRVKKEKRRPDGSYIRFDENAAVLINDNMQPRGTRIFGPVGRELRDKKFMRIVSLAPEVL, encoded by the coding sequence ATGATCCAACAGGAGAGCCGACTTCGCGTCGCCGACAACAGCGGCGCCAAGGAGGTGCTGTGCATCAAGGTGCTCGGCGGCTCCCGTCGTCGCTACGCCTCCATCGGTGACGTCTTCGTGGCCACCGTCAAGGACGCCATGCCCGGTGCCGCCGTCAAGAAGGGCGACGTCGTCAAGTGCGTCGTGGTGCGGGTGAAGAAGGAGAAGCGTCGTCCGGACGGCTCCTACATCCGCTTCGACGAGAACGCCGCCGTGCTCATCAACGACAACATGCAGCCACGGGGCACCCGCATCTTCGGGCCCGTGGGGCGCGAGCTGCGCGACAAGAAGTTCATGCGCATCGTGTCGCTGGCACCGGAGGTGCTGTGA
- the rplX gene encoding 50S ribosomal protein L24: MKIRKGDRVQVLTGKDRGKTGVVSRSIPDRGKVIVDGVNIAKKHQKPTSATTQGGIIDKEMPIPVANVAIICNSCGKPTRIGYRIEGDGSKVRICRKCEGDLS, from the coding sequence ATGAAGATCCGCAAGGGTGACCGTGTCCAGGTCCTGACCGGCAAGGACCGGGGCAAGACCGGCGTCGTCAGCCGATCCATCCCCGACCGGGGCAAGGTGATCGTCGACGGCGTGAACATCGCCAAGAAGCACCAGAAGCCCACCAGCGCCACGACCCAGGGCGGCATCATCGACAAGGAGATGCCGATCCCGGTGGCCAACGTGGCCATCATCTGCAACTCGTGCGGCAAGCCGACCCGCATCGGCTACCGCATCGAGGGCGACGGGTCGAAGGTGCGCATCTGCCGCAAGTGTGAGGGTGATCTGTCGTGA
- the rplE gene encoding 50S ribosomal protein L5 has protein sequence MPRLKQRYNDEVRASLKEQLGLENIMQVPRFEKIVLNSGVGQALQQQSLIEGAVRDLEAITGQKVVVTKAKNSIAGFKLREGNAIGVKVTLRGDRMWEFLDRLISLAIPRIRDFRGLPATSFDGRGNYTFGVSEQLMFPEIEYDKIDVPRGFDITIVTTARSNAEGKALLDAFGFPFKREGQQ, from the coding sequence GTGCCGCGCCTCAAGCAGCGCTACAACGACGAGGTCCGGGCGTCGCTCAAGGAGCAGCTCGGCCTCGAGAACATCATGCAGGTCCCGCGCTTCGAGAAGATCGTCCTCAACTCGGGCGTGGGTCAGGCCCTGCAACAGCAGTCCCTGATCGAAGGGGCCGTGCGAGACCTCGAGGCCATCACCGGCCAGAAGGTCGTGGTCACCAAGGCCAAGAACTCCATCGCCGGCTTCAAGCTCCGCGAGGGCAACGCCATCGGCGTGAAGGTCACCCTCCGGGGCGATCGCATGTGGGAGTTCCTCGACCGGCTGATCAGCCTGGCCATCCCCCGCATCCGCGACTTCCGAGGCCTTCCGGCCACGTCGTTCGACGGCCGGGGCAACTACACGTTCGGTGTCTCCGAGCAGCTCATGTTCCCGGAGATCGAGTACGACAAGATCGACGTCCCTCGCGGCTTCGACATCACGATCGTCACCACCGCCCGTTCCAACGCCGAGGGCAAGGCCCTGCTCGATGCCTTCGGCTTCCCGTTCAAGCGTGAGGGGCAGCAGTAA
- a CDS encoding type Z 30S ribosomal protein S14 has translation MAKKALINKQQRTPKFKVRGYTRCQRCGRPHAVYRKFLLCRVCLRELGHAGEIPGLKKASW, from the coding sequence ATGGCCAAGAAGGCGCTCATCAACAAGCAGCAGCGCACACCCAAGTTCAAGGTGCGTGGCTACACCCGCTGCCAGCGCTGCGGTCGTCCGCACGCCGTCTACCGCAAGTTCCTGCTGTGCCGCGTGTGCCTACGCGAGCTCGGCCACGCCGGGGAGATCCCCGGCCTCAAGAAGGCCAGCTGGTGA
- the rpsH gene encoding 30S ribosomal protein S8: MTMTDPIADMLTRIRNANTAMHDDVRMPSSKVKEALATLLLKEGYIEDFTVADDPGRPGRVLTVTMKYSPERKRVISGVKRVSKPGLRVYIKADKIPRVLGGLGVAVLSTSQGLMTDREARKRRMGGEILCYVW, encoded by the coding sequence ATGACCATGACCGACCCCATCGCCGACATGCTGACCCGCATCCGCAACGCCAACACGGCGATGCACGATGACGTTCGCATGCCCTCTTCCAAGGTGAAGGAAGCTCTCGCCACCCTCCTGTTGAAGGAGGGCTACATCGAGGACTTCACCGTCGCCGACGACCCCGGTCGTCCGGGACGGGTCCTCACCGTCACCATGAAGTACTCCCCCGAGCGCAAGCGCGTGATCTCCGGGGTGAAGCGCGTGTCCAAGCCGGGCCTGCGCGTCTACATCAAGGCCGACAAGATCCCTCGGGTTCTCGGCGGCCTCGGTGTGGCAGTCCTGTCCACCAGCCAGGGGCTCATGACCGACCGTGAGGCGCGCAAGCGCCGCATGGGCGGCGAGATCCTCTGCTACGTCTGGTAG
- the rplF gene encoding 50S ribosomal protein L6 produces the protein MSRIGRAPIPVPAGVDVTVAGRHITVKGPKGTLERDIPELITVRQDEGQLLVERPNDERESRALHGLVRSLVNNMVVGVSEGFRKDLDIVGVGYRATAKGNDALELALGFSHPVSVKAPEGITFEVASPTTIGVVGVDKEAVGQVAANIRAIRKPEPYKGKGVRYRDEHVVRKAGKAGK, from the coding sequence ATGTCCCGAATCGGACGCGCTCCGATCCCCGTGCCCGCCGGTGTCGACGTCACCGTCGCCGGTCGCCACATCACCGTCAAGGGCCCCAAGGGCACCCTCGAACGCGACATCCCCGAGCTGATCACGGTGCGCCAGGACGAGGGCCAGCTCCTCGTCGAGCGCCCCAACGACGAGCGCGAGAGCCGGGCCCTGCACGGGCTGGTCCGCTCGCTGGTCAACAACATGGTCGTCGGTGTGAGCGAGGGCTTCCGCAAGGACCTCGACATCGTGGGTGTCGGCTACCGCGCCACCGCCAAGGGCAACGACGCGCTCGAGCTGGCGCTCGGCTTCAGCCACCCGGTCAGCGTCAAGGCCCCCGAGGGCATCACCTTCGAGGTGGCCAGCCCCACCACCATCGGCGTCGTCGGCGTCGACAAGGAAGCCGTGGGCCAGGTCGCCGCCAACATTCGAGCCATCCGCAAGCCCGAGCCCTACAAGGGCAAGGGCGTCCGGTACCGCGACGAGCACGTGGTCCGCAAGGCGGGCAAGGCCGGGAAGTAG
- the rplR gene encoding 50S ribosomal protein L18 yields the protein MSDSAKQKRDARLRRHRRVRKHVRGTTERPRLAVFRSNRHITAQVIDDTSGRTLASASTIEATVGAEGTGNIAAATEVGRLVAERAKTAGVDKVVFDRGGFLYHGRVAAVADAARDAGLEF from the coding sequence ATGAGTGACAGTGCCAAGCAGAAGCGTGACGCCCGGCTCCGCCGCCATCGCCGCGTGCGCAAGCACGTCCGGGGCACGACCGAACGGCCGCGCCTCGCGGTGTTCCGGTCCAACCGTCACATCACCGCCCAGGTGATCGACGACACCAGCGGGCGCACCCTCGCCTCCGCCTCCACCATCGAGGCCACCGTCGGTGCCGAGGGCACCGGCAACATCGCCGCCGCCACCGAGGTGGGCCGACTCGTCGCCGAGCGGGCCAAGACCGCCGGTGTCGACAAGGTCGTCTTCGACCGAGGCGGCTTCCTCTACCACGGCCGCGTGGCCGCAGTGGCCGACGCCGCCCGAGACGCGGGACTGGAGTTCTGA
- the rpsE gene encoding 30S ribosomal protein S5: MAPNDFDALPLRESRVININRVAKVVKGGRRFSFTALVVIGDGAGHVGLGYGKAKEVPLAIQKGTEEARKNLFAVPLAGSTITHPILGRMGAGRVLLKPAAPGTGVIAGGAARAILEEAGIHDVLCKSLGSSNHINVARATIAGLQELKRPDEIAKLRGLSPEEFVPKGLLEAYKESERGPHVPNEVA; encoded by the coding sequence ATGGCCCCCAACGACTTCGACGCCCTCCCCCTGCGGGAGTCACGCGTCATCAACATCAACCGAGTGGCCAAGGTCGTGAAGGGTGGCCGTCGCTTCTCCTTCACCGCCCTCGTGGTGATCGGCGACGGTGCCGGCCACGTCGGCCTCGGCTACGGCAAGGCCAAGGAGGTGCCCCTCGCCATCCAGAAGGGCACCGAGGAGGCGCGCAAGAACCTCTTCGCCGTCCCGCTGGCCGGTTCCACCATCACCCACCCCATCCTCGGCCGCATGGGTGCCGGACGCGTGCTGCTCAAGCCGGCGGCGCCCGGTACCGGCGTCATCGCCGGTGGCGCGGCTCGCGCCATCCTCGAAGAAGCCGGCATCCACGACGTGCTCTGCAAGTCCCTGGGCTCGTCGAACCACATCAACGTGGCCCGGGCCACCATCGCCGGTCTCCAGGAGCTCAAGCGCCCCGACGAGATCGCCAAGCTCCGGGGGCTGTCGCCCGAGGAGTTCGTGCCCAAGGGCCTGCTCGAGGCCTACAAGGAATCCGAGCGGGGCCCGCACGTGCCGAACGAGGTCGCGTGA
- the rpmD gene encoding 50S ribosomal protein L30 — MSALKVTQVKSSIGTKPKHRGTLRALGLRGIGKTNTLPDRPEIRGMIARVPHLVTVEEIKDDAS, encoded by the coding sequence ATGTCCGCCCTCAAGGTGACCCAGGTGAAGTCCTCCATCGGCACCAAGCCGAAGCACCGAGGCACCCTGCGGGCTCTCGGGCTGCGCGGGATCGGCAAGACCAACACCCTGCCCGACCGCCCCGAGATCCGCGGCATGATCGCCCGGGTGCCCCACCTCGTGACCGTCGAAGAGATCAAGGACGATGCGTCGTGA
- the rplO gene encoding 50S ribosomal protein L15: MKIHDLKPAEGSNRARKRVGRGIGGKGGKTAGRGTKGQRARGSVPAGFEGGQMPLHMRVPKLRGFNNPFRVEYQALNLDVIDESGLDVVDPEALLAKSLVGKGSLVKVLGRGEITRAVTVKAHAFSKSAEAAIRAAGGTVEILPLPWGDRRPPAQGNHLTNR, translated from the coding sequence GTGAAGATCCATGACCTCAAGCCCGCTGAAGGGTCCAACCGGGCGCGCAAGCGCGTCGGACGCGGCATCGGTGGCAAGGGCGGCAAGACCGCAGGCCGAGGCACCAAGGGCCAGCGGGCTCGCGGCAGCGTGCCCGCCGGATTCGAGGGCGGGCAGATGCCGCTGCACATGCGGGTGCCCAAGCTGCGAGGCTTCAACAACCCGTTCCGGGTCGAGTACCAGGCTCTCAACCTCGACGTCATCGACGAGTCGGGCCTCGACGTGGTCGATCCCGAGGCGCTGCTGGCCAAGAGCCTCGTCGGCAAGGGCTCGCTGGTGAAGGTGCTCGGTCGCGGGGAGATCACCCGTGCGGTCACGGTGAAGGCCCACGCCTTCTCCAAGTCGGCCGAGGCGGCCATCCGCGCTGCGGGGGGTACTGTCGAGATCCTTCCGCTGCCCTGGGGCGACCGTCGGCCGCCCGCCCAGGGCAACCACCTGACCAACCGCTGA
- the secY gene encoding preprotein translocase subunit SecY, with translation MLTNLKNIFKVHDLRNKILFTLAMIGLYRLGAHIPVPGIDTGALASLQQEAERGGILSFLSLFSGGALTQFAVFALGIMPYITSSIIMQILGVVIPKLEEWQNQGAVGQRKITQWTRYVTIGIAILQSTGLAYLFNSGGGGLTGSSVNLIPNFDVPHVLLIVLTLTTGTALLMWLGELMTQRGIGNGMSLLIFASVVSTLPGQLAQIKAAGGWTAVTLFVAGFTMILVAIVFVEQGQRRIPVQFAKRVVGRRMYGGQSTYIPLKVNQSGVIPIIFASSVLYLPQLLTFVLPSDGWGASVQTFVDDNIVRPNAPLHLLVFGLLIIGFAYFYTAITFDPVKQADTLRKQGGFIPGIRPGPQTERYLAKILSRITLPGALFIASVALIPSFVLTTYLPGSSGQNVSFSGITILIAVGVALETMKQVDSQLMMRNYEGFLK, from the coding sequence GTGCTCACCAACCTGAAGAACATCTTCAAGGTCCACGATCTTCGCAACAAGATCCTGTTCACCCTCGCGATGATCGGGCTCTACCGCCTGGGTGCCCACATCCCCGTACCCGGCATCGACACGGGCGCGCTGGCCTCGTTGCAGCAAGAGGCCGAGCGGGGCGGCATCTTGTCGTTCCTGAGCCTGTTCTCGGGCGGCGCGCTCACGCAGTTCGCCGTGTTCGCCCTCGGGATCATGCCCTACATCACCTCGTCGATCATCATGCAGATCCTCGGCGTGGTGATCCCCAAGCTCGAGGAGTGGCAGAACCAGGGGGCGGTGGGGCAGCGCAAGATCACGCAGTGGACGCGCTACGTCACCATCGGCATCGCCATCCTGCAGTCCACCGGCCTCGCCTACCTGTTCAACAGCGGCGGCGGCGGCCTCACCGGTTCGTCGGTGAACCTGATCCCGAACTTCGACGTGCCCCACGTGCTGTTGATCGTGCTCACGCTCACCACCGGCACCGCCCTGCTGATGTGGCTCGGCGAGCTCATGACCCAGCGGGGGATCGGCAACGGCATGTCGCTGTTGATCTTCGCCTCGGTCGTCAGCACCCTCCCCGGCCAGCTGGCCCAGATCAAGGCGGCGGGCGGCTGGACGGCGGTGACCCTGTTCGTCGCCGGCTTCACGATGATCCTGGTGGCCATCGTGTTCGTCGAGCAGGGCCAGCGCCGGATCCCGGTGCAGTTCGCCAAGCGGGTGGTGGGCCGCCGCATGTACGGCGGCCAGAGCACCTACATCCCGCTGAAGGTGAACCAGTCCGGTGTCATCCCGATCATCTTCGCCAGTTCGGTGCTCTACCTGCCCCAGCTGCTTACCTTCGTGCTCCCCTCAGACGGCTGGGGCGCCAGCGTGCAGACCTTCGTCGACGACAACATCGTGCGGCCCAACGCCCCGCTGCACCTGTTGGTCTTCGGCCTGTTGATCATCGGCTTCGCCTACTTCTACACGGCCATCACCTTCGATCCCGTGAAGCAGGCCGACACGCTGCGCAAGCAGGGCGGGTTCATCCCCGGCATCCGTCCCGGGCCCCAGACCGAGCGGTACCTGGCCAAGATCCTCTCCCGGATCACCCTTCCCGGCGCCCTCTTCATCGCGTCGGTGGCCCTCATCCCGTCGTTCGTCCTCACGACCTACCTGCCGGGCTCGTCGGGCCAGAACGTCAGCTTCTCCGGCATCACCATCCTCATCGCCGTCGGTGTGGCCCTCGAGACCATGAAGCAGGTCGACAGCCAGCTGATGATGCGGAACTACGAAGGGTTCCTGAAGTAG
- a CDS encoding adenylate kinase, with translation MRLLIFGRQGAGKGTQSALLAEHYGAVHISTGDVLRAAVANATPVGLEAKSYMDSGQLVPDEVMLGVVEERLAQPDIVEHGFLLDGFPRTVPQAEALLGITDVDVAVDLVVPEDVVLERISSRRVCSSCGRIYSVGMPPAEGWTCDTCGGEVVQRADDTPEAVAKRLAAYSSETEPTIRCFEDKGLLATVDGLGTPTEVQDRLVAAIDAAVAS, from the coding sequence ATCCGACTCCTGATCTTCGGTCGCCAGGGCGCGGGGAAGGGCACACAGTCGGCCCTCCTCGCCGAGCACTACGGGGCCGTGCACATCTCCACCGGCGACGTGCTGCGCGCTGCCGTCGCCAACGCCACCCCGGTGGGGCTCGAGGCCAAGTCGTACATGGACTCCGGTCAGCTGGTCCCCGACGAGGTCATGCTGGGCGTCGTCGAGGAGCGCCTGGCGCAACCCGACATCGTCGAGCACGGCTTCCTCCTCGACGGCTTCCCCCGCACGGTGCCCCAGGCCGAGGCCCTCCTCGGCATCACCGACGTCGACGTGGCGGTCGATCTCGTGGTCCCCGAGGACGTCGTCCTCGAGCGCATCTCGTCGCGACGGGTGTGCTCGTCATGCGGTCGGATCTACTCGGTGGGCATGCCGCCCGCCGAGGGCTGGACCTGCGACACCTGCGGTGGCGAGGTCGTCCAGCGCGCCGACGACACCCCCGAGGCCGTCGCCAAGCGCCTCGCGGCCTACAGCAGCGAGACCGAGCCGACCATCCGGTGCTTCGAGGACAAGGGGCTCCTGGCGACCGTCGACGGCCTCGGCACCCCCACCGAGGTGCAGGATCGCCTGGTGGCGGCCATCGACGCCGCTGTCGCGTCCTGA
- the map gene encoding type I methionyl aminopeptidase, which translates to MKRTPEQIRLMRAAGRVVAEMHDEIRRAVRPGVTTLQLDAIGRTVLERRGATSNFLGYHGYPAVICASPNDTIVHGIPSDRALVDGDILSIDCGAVVDGWHGDAAFTMAVGEVSPEAERLIEVTRASLFAGIAAMRDGKRLGDVGAAVQRTVEAAGFSVVREYVGHGIGTAMHEKPEVPNVGVPGKGGRLKPGMTLALEPMVNVGAPETFLTDDGWTVVTADRSLSAHWEHTVLVTEGEPEILTAA; encoded by the coding sequence GTGAAGCGCACCCCCGAACAGATCCGCCTCATGCGGGCGGCGGGACGGGTGGTGGCCGAGATGCACGACGAGATCCGCCGGGCGGTCCGGCCCGGGGTCACGACCCTGCAGCTCGATGCCATCGGTCGGACCGTCCTCGAGCGCCGGGGGGCCACCTCGAACTTCCTCGGCTACCACGGCTACCCGGCTGTGATCTGCGCCTCGCCCAACGACACCATCGTCCACGGCATCCCCTCGGATCGGGCCCTCGTCGACGGCGACATCCTCTCCATCGACTGCGGAGCCGTCGTGGACGGCTGGCACGGCGACGCCGCCTTCACCATGGCGGTGGGCGAGGTCTCGCCCGAGGCCGAGCGCCTCATCGAGGTCACCCGAGCATCGTTGTTCGCCGGCATCGCCGCCATGCGCGACGGCAAGCGGCTGGGCGACGTGGGCGCGGCCGTCCAGCGCACGGTCGAGGCCGCCGGTTTCTCGGTGGTCCGCGAGTACGTGGGCCATGGGATCGGCACGGCGATGCACGAGAAGCCCGAGGTGCCCAACGTGGGCGTCCCGGGCAAGGGCGGTCGCTTGAAGCCGGGCATGACCCTCGCCCTCGAGCCGATGGTCAACGTCGGGGCCCCCGAGACCTTCCTCACCGACGACGGCTGGACGGTGGTCACCGCCGACCGCTCCCTCTCCGCCCACTGGGAGCACACGGTGCTGGTGACCGAGGGCGAACCCGAGATCCTCACCGCCGCGTAG
- the infA gene encoding translation initiation factor IF-1 yields MPKPKEDAIVLEGTVIEPLPNAMFRVELENGHKVLAHISGKMRMHYIRILPGDRVQVELTPYDLTRGRITYRYK; encoded by the coding sequence CTGCCGAAGCCCAAGGAAGACGCGATCGTTCTCGAGGGAACGGTCATCGAGCCGTTGCCCAACGCCATGTTCCGAGTCGAGCTCGAGAACGGGCACAAGGTGCTGGCCCACATCTCGGGGAAGATGCGCATGCACTACATCCGCATCCTGCCCGGTGATCGCGTCCAGGTTGAGCTGACGCCGTACGACCTCACCCGCGGCCGAATCACCTATCGGTACAAGTAG
- the rpmJ gene encoding 50S ribosomal protein L36 has protein sequence MKVRPSVKKICEKCKVIRRHGRVRVICTNPRHKQRQG, from the coding sequence TTGAAAGTACGTCCGAGCGTCAAGAAGATCTGTGAGAAGTGCAAGGTGATCCGCCGCCACGGGCGGGTTCGGGTCATCTGCACCAATCCCCGACACAAGCAGCGGCAGGGCTGA
- the rpsM gene encoding 30S ribosomal protein S13 produces MARIAGVDVPREKRLEISLTYIFGVGRTTAKQICEFTDIDSSTRVRDLTDEEVNRIRAWIDQNLKVEGDLRREVDQDIRRKMEIGSYQGLRHRKGLPVRGQRTHTNARTRKGPKKTVAGKKKVGRK; encoded by the coding sequence ATGGCCCGCATCGCAGGGGTCGACGTCCCCCGAGAAAAGCGTCTCGAGATCAGCCTCACCTACATCTTCGGCGTGGGTCGCACCACCGCCAAGCAGATCTGTGAGTTCACCGACATCGACTCCAGCACGCGGGTCCGCGACCTCACCGACGAAGAGGTGAACCGCATCCGCGCCTGGATCGACCAGAACCTCAAGGTCGAGGGTGACCTGCGGCGCGAGGTCGACCAGGACATCCGTCGCAAGATGGAGATCGGTTCCTACCAGGGCCTGCGCCACCGCAAGGGCCTGCCCGTCCGCGGCCAGCGCACGCACACCAACGCTCGCACCCGCAAGGGCCCGAAGAAGACCGTGGCCGGCAAGAAGAAGGTGGGTCGCAAGTAA
- the rpsK gene encoding 30S ribosomal protein S11 gives MAKPSPGGRRPRKKERKNVTYGVAHIKSSFNNTIVSITDQEGNVLAWASAGNVGFKGSRKSTPFAAQMAAEQCARRAMEHGVRKVDVLVKGPGSGRETAIRSIQNVGIEVTGIKDVTPVPHNGCRPPKRRRV, from the coding sequence ATGGCCAAGCCGTCGCCCGGGGGCCGTCGCCCCCGCAAGAAGGAACGCAAGAACGTCACCTACGGGGTGGCGCACATCAAGAGCTCGTTCAACAACACGATCGTGAGCATCACCGACCAGGAGGGCAACGTCCTCGCCTGGGCCTCCGCCGGCAACGTCGGCTTCAAGGGCTCGCGCAAGAGCACCCCCTTCGCCGCCCAGATGGCCGCCGAGCAGTGCGCCCGCCGGGCCATGGAGCACGGCGTGCGCAAGGTCGACGTGCTCGTCAAGGGCCCCGGCTCCGGTCGTGAGACCGCCATCCGCTCGATCCAGAACGTCGGCATCGAGGTCACCGGCATCAAGGACGTCACCCCGGTTCCGCACAACGGCTGCCGGCCTCCCAAGCGTCGGAGGGTCTGA